The following are encoded in a window of Staphylococcus piscifermentans genomic DNA:
- the rpsU gene encoding 30S ribosomal protein S21 codes for MSKTVVRKNESLEDALRRFKRSVSKSGTIQEVRKREFYEKPSVKRKKKSEAARKRKFK; via the coding sequence ATGTCTAAAACAGTAGTCCGTAAAAACGAATCACTTGAAGATGCATTACGCCGTTTCAAACGCTCAGTTTCAAAAAGCGGTACAATTCAAGAAGTACGTAAACGTGAATTTTACGAAAAACCAAGTGTTAAACGTAAAAAGAAATCTGAAGCTGCACGTAAACGTAAATTTAAATAA
- a CDS encoding NfeD family protein, translating into MQRFGEFITSPLISLILTCIIFLGFLYQLYSKRINFAGIIASLALMTLFLGFLIQGEVSLISIGLFILGVILLTIEFFVVGAVIGIAGIILITISIIMLGDSILWMLINVVIAFILSIVEWVILVKGFNKKISLFEKVILRDSTTSEAGYTSHDDRSNLVGQTAETLTELRPAGIISLNDERIDAVSDGTFIQRGVKVKVTEVEGSRVVVREIPTNT; encoded by the coding sequence ATGCAACGTTTTGGAGAGTTTATTACCAGTCCACTTATATCCTTGATTTTAACCTGTATTATTTTTCTCGGTTTCCTTTATCAACTTTACTCAAAGCGAATCAACTTTGCAGGAATTATTGCCTCATTAGCTTTGATGACACTCTTTCTAGGTTTTTTAATTCAAGGAGAAGTATCTTTAATTTCAATCGGTCTTTTTATTCTAGGCGTCATACTTCTTACCATTGAATTTTTTGTAGTAGGTGCAGTGATTGGGATAGCCGGAATTATTCTAATTACAATCAGTATTATTATGTTAGGCGACAGTATACTATGGATGTTGATAAACGTAGTAATTGCCTTTATTTTATCAATTGTTGAATGGGTGATATTGGTGAAAGGATTTAACAAAAAAATTTCTTTATTCGAAAAAGTAATCTTAAGGGACTCTACAACATCTGAAGCTGGCTATACTTCACATGACGACCGCTCTAACTTAGTAGGTCAAACTGCTGAAACACTCACTGAGCTTCGACCAGCAGGAATCATTTCCTTAAATGATGAACGGATTGATGCTGTATCGGATGGTACATTTATTCAGAGAGGTGTGAAAGTCAAAGTCACTGAAGTTGAGGGTTCACGAGTAGTAGTCAGAGAAATACCTACAAATACTTAA
- a CDS encoding RNA-guided endonuclease InsQ/TnpB family protein, translating into MLRAYKTEINPSFEQRQTINRTIGTCRWIYNKFIETNQNLYKIGQSYMNGFAFSKWMKNVYLPNNPDKHWVKQSASKAVKQSIMNAHRAYQTFFKNKQGYPKFKKKSGIGSYYLIGTIHVQRHRIQLPKLGWIKLKERGYIPTNNIKSATIVKEYDRYYVSVLVDQPPLPIFKPKQTDGIGIDLGLKEAVFTPSGVKIRSFKTNQTIIKLDKSLKRQQRKLSRKKKGSHNWYKQLLKVQKLYRRIKNIKKDIKRKGILSILRTNPQFITIENLNIKGMMRNKRLANSFQQIGLGYIVEWLKIKCRDYGIELRQVDRFYPSSRICSDCGHTQPMPLNQRTYHCNHCGMMKDRDINASINLKQATDYTVIV; encoded by the coding sequence ATGCTGAGAGCGTATAAAACCGAAATCAATCCTTCTTTTGAACAACGTCAGACCATAAACCGAACCATCGGCACATGCCGTTGGATTTACAACAAATTTATCGAGACTAATCAAAATTTATATAAAATCGGGCAATCATATATGAATGGTTTTGCCTTCAGCAAATGGATGAAAAATGTATATCTTCCCAATAACCCTGATAAACATTGGGTTAAACAAAGTGCCAGCAAAGCCGTCAAACAATCCATTATGAATGCACATCGTGCTTATCAGACATTTTTCAAAAATAAACAAGGTTATCCGAAGTTTAAAAAGAAATCAGGCATTGGAAGCTATTATTTGATCGGTACCATCCATGTACAACGGCATCGCATCCAATTGCCGAAGCTGGGATGGATTAAATTAAAAGAAAGAGGTTACATCCCAACAAATAATATAAAATCTGCCACCATTGTTAAAGAATATGACAGATATTATGTGTCGGTATTAGTTGATCAACCGCCTCTCCCTATTTTTAAACCGAAACAGACAGACGGAATCGGTATTGATCTAGGATTGAAAGAAGCTGTATTCACACCCTCCGGTGTAAAAATCAGAAGCTTCAAGACGAATCAAACTATCATCAAACTTGATAAATCTTTGAAAAGACAGCAGCGAAAATTATCCAGAAAGAAAAAAGGTTCTCATAATTGGTATAAACAGTTGTTGAAAGTGCAAAAATTATACCGACGTATTAAAAATATTAAAAAAGATATCAAACGCAAAGGCATACTCTCTATTCTCCGTACAAATCCGCAATTTATTACGATTGAAAATTTAAACATCAAGGGCATGATGAGAAACAAAAGATTGGCCAACAGTTTTCAACAGATCGGACTCGGTTACATTGTCGAATGGTTGAAAATCAAATGTCGAGATTACGGTATTGAATTACGCCAAGTCGACAGATTTTATCCATCCAGCCGAATATGTTCCGATTGCGGACATACACAACCCATGCCTTTGAATCAAAGAACGTATCATTGTAATCATTGCGGAATGATGAAGGACAGAGATATCAATGCCAGTATTAATTTGAAACAAGCAACAGATTACACCGTGATAGTGTAA
- the floA gene encoding flotillin-like protein FloA (flotillin-like protein involved in membrane lipid rafts), giving the protein MLIPLVIIIIIAIIALLILFSFVPIGLWISAIAAGVKVSIGTLIGMRLRRVSPRKVIAPLIKAHKAGLNLTTNQLESHYLAGGNVDRVVDANIAAQRADINLPFERGAAIDLAGRDVLEAVQMSVNPKVIETPFITGVAMNGIEVKAKARITVRANISRLVGGAGEETIIARVGEGIVSTIGSSEHHTVVLENPDNISKTVLSKGLDSGTAFEILSIDIADVDIGKNIGADLQTEQALADKNIAQAKAEERRAMAVASEQEMKARVQEMRAKVVEAESEVPLAMSEALRKGNIGVKDYYNLKNIEADTGMRESINKRTHTDDNNESPDK; this is encoded by the coding sequence ATGTTAATACCTCTAGTTATTATTATAATAATTGCTATCATTGCGTTATTAATACTATTTTCATTTGTGCCTATCGGACTATGGATTTCAGCAATTGCTGCTGGTGTTAAAGTTAGCATTGGTACATTAATCGGTATGCGTTTAAGACGTGTATCTCCAAGAAAAGTTATCGCCCCTTTAATTAAAGCACACAAAGCAGGATTAAATCTTACAACAAACCAACTTGAATCACATTACTTAGCAGGAGGAAATGTAGACAGAGTTGTAGATGCCAATATTGCAGCTCAACGTGCAGATATCAATCTGCCTTTCGAAAGAGGAGCAGCTATTGATTTAGCAGGCCGTGATGTATTAGAAGCCGTTCAAATGTCGGTAAATCCGAAAGTAATTGAAACACCATTTATTACTGGGGTGGCGATGAACGGGATTGAAGTGAAAGCCAAAGCCAGAATTACAGTGCGTGCAAATATTTCCAGATTAGTAGGGGGTGCCGGTGAAGAAACAATCATCGCCCGTGTAGGTGAAGGTATTGTTTCCACTATCGGTTCAAGTGAACATCATACAGTCGTTTTAGAAAATCCAGATAATATTTCTAAAACAGTGTTAAGTAAAGGCTTAGACTCAGGAACAGCATTTGAAATCTTATCTATTGATATTGCAGATGTAGATATCGGCAAAAATATCGGTGCCGATCTTCAAACAGAACAAGCACTTGCTGATAAAAATATTGCGCAAGCTAAAGCTGAGGAACGTCGTGCAATGGCGGTAGCATCTGAACAAGAAATGAAAGCTAGAGTTCAAGAAATGCGCGCTAAAGTTGTAGAAGCTGAATCTGAAGTACCGCTTGCTATGTCAGAAGCATTAAGAAAAGGTAATATCGGCGTAAAAGATTATTACAATTTGAAAAATATAGAAGCAGATACAGGAATGAGAGAGTCAATTAACAAACGAACTCATACAGATGACAATAACGAGTCACCAGACAAGTAA
- a CDS encoding PhoH family protein yields MPGIIVIDDMNQAQALIGNNDENIQAIEEAFEVIIHARGQEIAVKGQQEEEIKKAEAVIKNLLKVIDQGISINLKDVEAAIKMAEKGSINHLVDLYDESITKDAYGKTIRAKTMGQRLYLNAMKHNDLVFGIGPAGTGKTFLAVVYAAKELRQGNVKRIVLTRPAVEAGESLGFLPGDLKEKVDPYLRPLYDGLHTVLGPEQTARFIERGIIEVAPLAYMRGRTLDDAFVILDEAQNTTHAQMKMFLTRLGFGSQMVVTGDMTQVDLPRGVKSGLKQAVKRLSGVKGISVQKLDQSDVVRHPLVSKIIDQYEGDE; encoded by the coding sequence ATGCCAGGAATCATAGTTATTGACGATATGAATCAAGCCCAAGCGCTTATAGGTAATAATGATGAAAATATACAAGCAATCGAAGAAGCTTTCGAAGTTATTATACATGCGAGAGGGCAAGAAATAGCTGTAAAAGGGCAACAAGAAGAAGAAATTAAGAAGGCTGAGGCTGTTATTAAGAATCTATTGAAAGTAATAGATCAAGGTATATCTATCAACCTAAAAGATGTAGAAGCAGCAATCAAAATGGCTGAAAAAGGATCAATTAATCATTTAGTCGATTTGTACGATGAATCAATCACTAAAGATGCTTATGGAAAAACAATACGTGCTAAAACAATGGGGCAAAGATTATATTTAAATGCCATGAAGCATAATGATTTAGTCTTTGGAATTGGACCAGCAGGTACAGGTAAAACTTTCTTAGCTGTAGTATATGCTGCTAAAGAATTGCGACAAGGTAATGTGAAAAGAATAGTATTAACACGGCCAGCAGTAGAGGCAGGCGAATCACTAGGATTCTTACCGGGTGACTTAAAAGAGAAAGTAGATCCTTATTTGCGTCCATTGTATGATGGTTTGCATACGGTGCTAGGTCCAGAACAGACTGCACGATTTATCGAACGTGGAATTATTGAAGTAGCTCCTTTAGCATATATGAGAGGACGTACTTTAGACGACGCATTTGTTATTTTAGATGAAGCTCAAAATACAACTCATGCGCAAATGAAAATGTTCTTAACTAGACTAGGATTTGGTTCTCAAATGGTCGTAACTGGAGACATGACACAAGTTGATTTGCCTAGAGGCGTTAAAAGCGGTTTGAAACAAGCGGTTAAAAGACTGTCTGGTGTTAAAGGAATCAGTGTCCAAAAATTGGACCAAAGCGACGTAGTACGTCATCCATTGGTCAGTAAAATTATTGATCAGTATGAAGGAGATGAATAG
- the ybeY gene encoding rRNA maturation RNase YbeY translates to MFTIDFTDHTNEVKDEWYDQIDKLLTFAKSEEQIEEDAELSVTFVDKDEIQQINRDYRDKDKVTDVISFALEEDEPEIEGLDMPRVLGDIVICADVAKEQAEQYGHSFERELGFLALHGFLHLLGYDHMTEEDEKEMFGRQKTILDNYGLTRE, encoded by the coding sequence ATGTTTACAATTGATTTTACAGATCATACCAACGAAGTAAAAGACGAGTGGTATGACCAAATCGATAAATTGCTTACATTTGCAAAATCCGAAGAACAAATAGAAGAAGATGCAGAGTTATCTGTTACATTTGTCGACAAAGACGAAATCCAACAAATCAACAGAGACTACAGAGATAAAGATAAGGTTACAGATGTTATCTCATTCGCCTTAGAAGAGGATGAGCCTGAAATAGAAGGTTTAGATATGCCTAGAGTACTAGGAGATATCGTTATTTGTGCGGATGTTGCTAAAGAACAAGCAGAGCAATATGGCCATTCTTTTGAAAGAGAATTAGGTTTTTTAGCGCTTCACGGTTTTTTACATTTATTAGGTTATGACCATATGACTGAAGAAGATGAAAAAGAAATGTTCGGGCGTCAAAAAACTATTTTAGACAATTACGGTTTAACGAGAGAATAG
- a CDS encoding diacylglycerol kinase family protein, with the protein MNRFKYPIQGLFTIIKKDQNFLLHLLAAAVVITAGFIFNITKFEWIILIIVISLVLSFEAINTAVEYVVDLVTGEYKLYAKYAKDIAALSVLITSIAALIIGIIIFFPYIFK; encoded by the coding sequence ATGAATCGTTTCAAATATCCAATACAAGGTCTTTTTACAATCATAAAAAAAGACCAAAATTTTCTGTTGCATTTATTAGCGGCAGCAGTAGTTATTACCGCAGGATTCATCTTCAACATTACTAAATTTGAATGGATTATATTAATTATTGTCATAAGCTTAGTGCTCTCTTTCGAAGCAATAAATACAGCTGTCGAATATGTTGTTGATTTAGTAACAGGTGAATATAAACTATATGCTAAGTATGCAAAAGATATAGCAGCTTTAAGTGTTTTAATCACCTCAATTGCTGCACTTATTATAGGTATTATTATTTTTTTCCCATACATTTTTAAATAG
- the cdd gene encoding cytidine deaminase: MAYTDEHFKKVREAQSRSYSPYSKFKVGAYLRAKDGSEFFGANVENAAYGEAICAERSSLVAAISQGYKPGDFESLTITVDVDSPSSPCGSCRQVIKELCDDDMPIYLTNHKGEVIETNINELLPLGFSGKDLNL; this comes from the coding sequence ATGGCTTATACTGATGAACATTTCAAAAAAGTAAGAGAAGCACAAAGCCGTTCTTATTCGCCATACAGTAAATTTAAAGTCGGTGCATATTTACGTGCAAAAGACGGTTCAGAATTTTTTGGAGCCAACGTAGAGAATGCAGCTTATGGTGAAGCAATCTGCGCAGAACGTTCAAGCTTAGTGGCTGCAATCAGTCAAGGTTACAAACCGGGCGACTTTGAATCATTGACAATTACTGTGGATGTAGATTCACCGTCTTCTCCATGCGGGTCATGCCGTCAAGTGATTAAAGAATTATGTGATGATGATATGCCTATCTATCTGACAAATCACAAAGGCGAAGTAATTGAAACAAATATAAACGAGTTATTACCATTAGGTTTTTCAGGAAAGGATTTGAATTTATGA
- the era gene encoding GTPase Era, producing MTEHKSGFVAIIGRPNVGKSTFMNRVLGHKIAIMSDKAQTTRNKIHGVMTEDDAQIIFVDTPGIHKPKHKLGDYMMKVAKNTLSEVDAVIFMINANEEIGRGDEYIMEMLKNIKTPVFLVINKIDLVHPDQIMPIIESYEKHMQFTEAVPMSALEGLNVDHFINVLKSYMPEGPQYYPDGQISDHPEQFVVSELIREKVLHLTSEEIPHSIGVNVERMVKQSEDKVRIEATIYVERDSQKGIVIGKGGKKLKEIGKRARLDIENLLGSKVYLDLWVKVQKDWRNKVNFIRQMGYIEDQD from the coding sequence ATGACAGAACACAAATCTGGGTTTGTCGCAATTATAGGCAGACCTAATGTAGGGAAGTCTACATTTATGAACAGAGTTTTGGGACATAAAATTGCTATTATGTCTGATAAAGCTCAAACAACAAGAAATAAGATACATGGTGTCATGACTGAGGATGACGCACAAATTATCTTTGTTGATACGCCGGGAATCCATAAACCTAAACATAAATTAGGGGACTATATGATGAAAGTGGCAAAAAATACACTTTCTGAAGTAGATGCTGTAATCTTCATGATTAATGCAAATGAAGAAATTGGCCGTGGCGATGAATATATCATGGAAATGCTAAAAAATATAAAAACACCTGTTTTCTTAGTTATTAATAAGATAGATTTAGTGCATCCTGATCAAATAATGCCGATTATTGAAAGTTATGAAAAGCATATGCAATTTACTGAAGCAGTTCCAATGTCAGCACTAGAAGGATTAAATGTAGACCACTTTATTAATGTCTTAAAATCTTATATGCCTGAAGGTCCGCAATATTATCCAGACGGCCAAATATCGGATCACCCTGAACAATTTGTTGTGAGTGAACTCATCAGAGAAAAAGTTTTACACTTAACAAGTGAAGAAATTCCTCACTCAATTGGAGTTAACGTCGAACGTATGGTCAAACAATCTGAGGATAAAGTTAGAATTGAAGCTACCATTTATGTGGAGAGAGATTCACAAAAGGGTATTGTTATCGGTAAAGGCGGAAAAAAATTAAAAGAAATCGGCAAACGAGCTAGATTAGATATTGAGAACTTACTCGGCTCAAAAGTTTATTTAGACTTATGGGTAAAAGTACAAAAAGATTGGCGAAATAAAGTAAACTTTATCCGCCAAATGGGTTATATTGAGGACCAAGATTAA
- the recO gene encoding DNA repair protein RecO → MLMKQKGIIIKTVDYGESDKIITILNENGAKVPLMAKRAKKSKTGLQANTQLFVYGLFIYAKLRGLGVLNSVDVINQNYQLRLDIYESSYAALCAEIIDKSMEDEEISQFNFQLLAFCLERINKKDSAQLMSVIVLLKKMNDFGFTIDFGKCAISADNDQSKLSAFSFKFHGVISRDYINRDPKAIPISNKTLYLLDVLQKLSITKMNQLNIHQEILDEMSDLLIMLYREYAGIFFRSQKLINQLKRLETNQTKN, encoded by the coding sequence ATGTTGATGAAACAAAAAGGAATTATTATTAAAACTGTCGACTACGGAGAATCCGATAAGATAATCACAATTTTAAATGAAAATGGTGCTAAAGTTCCTTTAATGGCTAAGAGAGCTAAGAAGAGCAAAACTGGATTGCAAGCAAATACACAGTTGTTTGTATATGGATTGTTTATATACGCCAAGCTGAGAGGGCTTGGTGTTCTTAATTCAGTCGATGTCATTAATCAAAATTACCAGCTCAGATTAGATATCTATGAGAGCAGCTATGCTGCCTTATGTGCTGAAATTATAGATAAATCTATGGAAGATGAAGAAATCTCTCAATTTAACTTCCAACTTCTAGCGTTTTGTTTAGAACGCATTAATAAAAAAGATAGCGCACAGTTGATGTCTGTTATAGTGTTATTAAAGAAAATGAACGATTTCGGCTTTACCATTGATTTTGGCAAATGTGCAATTTCTGCAGATAACGATCAATCTAAACTCAGTGCATTCAGTTTTAAATTTCATGGTGTCATTTCTAGAGATTATATAAATCGAGATCCTAAAGCTATTCCAATTTCAAATAAAACCTTATATTTATTGGATGTCTTACAGAAACTCTCCATCACTAAAATGAATCAACTCAATATTCATCAAGAAATTTTAGATGAAATGTCGGATTTATTAATAATGCTTTATCGAGAATATGCTGGCATCTTCTTCAGAAGTCAAAAACTTATCAATCAATTAAAGCGTTTAGAAACCAATCAAACAAAAAATTAA
- a CDS encoding glycine--tRNA ligase, which yields MAKDMDSVVQLAKHRGFVFPGSEIYGGLSNTWDYGPLGVELKNNIKQAWWKKFISQSPYNVGLDAAILMNPKTWEASGHLGNFNDPMIDNKDSKIRYRADKLIEDYMQNEKGDENFIADGLSFDEMKRIIEEEGIKDPVSGTANWTDIRQFNLMFKTFQGVTEDSTNEIFLRPETAQGIFVNYKNVQRSMRKKLPFGIGQIGKSFRNEITPGNFIFRTREFEQMELEFFCKPGEEIEWQNYWKTFAEKWLLDLGVQNENIRLRDHDEDELSHYSNATTDIEYKFPFGWGELWGIASRTDYDLKKHSEFSGDDFKYHDPETNEKYIPYCIEPSLGADRVTLAFLCDAYDREGVEGSKDERTVLHFHPALAPYKAAILPLSKKLSEEAIKVYEQLSENFTVDFDESQSIGKRYRRQDEIGTPYCITFDFDSLEDQQVTVRDRDSMEQVRMPISELNDFIAEQVRF from the coding sequence ATGGCAAAAGATATGGATTCAGTTGTACAACTTGCGAAACACAGAGGCTTTGTGTTTCCAGGAAGTGAAATTTATGGTGGATTATCAAATACTTGGGATTATGGTCCGCTAGGTGTTGAATTAAAAAATAATATTAAACAAGCATGGTGGAAAAAATTTATTTCTCAATCTCCATATAACGTTGGATTAGATGCAGCAATCTTAATGAATCCGAAGACTTGGGAAGCTTCAGGACACCTTGGCAACTTTAATGATCCAATGATTGATAATAAAGATAGTAAAATCCGTTATCGTGCAGATAAATTGATTGAAGATTATATGCAAAATGAAAAAGGTGACGAAAACTTTATTGCTGATGGCTTAAGCTTTGATGAAATGAAACGCATCATTGAGGAAGAAGGTATTAAAGATCCAGTCAGCGGTACGGCAAATTGGACAGATATCAGACAGTTTAATTTAATGTTCAAAACTTTCCAAGGGGTTACTGAAGATTCTACAAATGAAATTTTCTTGCGTCCAGAAACTGCGCAAGGTATTTTTGTAAACTATAAAAATGTGCAACGTTCTATGCGTAAAAAACTACCATTTGGTATTGGACAAATTGGTAAATCATTCCGTAATGAAATCACACCAGGTAACTTTATTTTCAGAACACGCGAATTCGAACAAATGGAACTTGAATTCTTCTGTAAACCTGGCGAAGAAATTGAATGGCAAAACTACTGGAAAACTTTTGCTGAAAAATGGTTGTTGGACTTAGGTGTTCAAAACGAAAATATTCGTCTTCGTGACCATGATGAAGATGAGTTATCTCACTATTCTAATGCAACAACTGATATTGAATACAAATTCCCATTCGGTTGGGGCGAATTATGGGGAATTGCTAGCCGTACAGACTATGATTTGAAAAAGCATAGTGAATTCTCAGGTGATGACTTTAAATATCATGACCCTGAAACAAATGAAAAATACATTCCTTATTGTATCGAGCCTTCACTAGGTGCTGACCGTGTAACATTAGCTTTCCTTTGTGATGCTTATGATCGTGAAGGAGTAGAAGGAAGCAAAGATGAAAGAACTGTTTTACACTTCCACCCTGCACTCGCACCTTATAAAGCAGCAATTTTACCTTTAAGTAAAAAATTGTCTGAAGAAGCTATCAAAGTTTATGAACAGTTAAGCGAAAACTTTACTGTAGACTTTGACGAATCTCAATCAATCGGTAAACGTTATCGTCGTCAAGATGAAATTGGTACACCTTATTGTATTACATTTGATTTCGATTCACTTGAAGACCAACAAGTTACTGTACGTGATCGTGACTCAATGGAACAAGTACGTATGCCGATTTCCGAACTAAACGATTTCATTGCTGAACAAGTAAGATTCTAA
- a CDS encoding helix-turn-helix transcriptional regulator, producing MELSNRQSEIVEIVKHNGPITGEKIAEQLSLTRATLRPDLAILTMSGFLEARPRVGYFYSGKSTNQLLTEKLREYIVKDYQSLPIILKSDKTVYEAICTIFLEDVSTLFIVNPNNDFIGVCSRKDLLRASMIGKDIHTMPVSVIMTRMPNLTYVKENDLVVLAAQLMIEKEIDSIPIVRGKDNGKLEVIGRVSKTTITKLFVSIFDE from the coding sequence ATAGAACTGAGTAATAGGCAAAGTGAAATAGTTGAAATCGTAAAACATAACGGCCCAATCACTGGAGAGAAAATTGCTGAACAACTAAGTTTGACTAGGGCTACGCTTAGACCTGATTTAGCCATACTTACTATGTCTGGTTTTTTAGAAGCTAGACCGCGCGTAGGTTATTTTTATTCCGGTAAGTCAACTAACCAATTGTTGACTGAGAAATTAAGAGAATATATAGTAAAGGACTATCAATCACTACCCATAATCTTAAAAAGTGATAAAACAGTGTACGAAGCAATTTGTACTATCTTTCTTGAAGATGTCAGTACTTTATTTATTGTTAATCCAAATAATGATTTTATCGGGGTTTGTTCGAGAAAGGATTTATTAAGAGCATCAATGATTGGTAAAGATATACATACGATGCCAGTCAGTGTTATAATGACACGCATGCCAAATTTGACTTATGTTAAAGAAAACGATTTAGTCGTTTTAGCAGCCCAATTAATGATAGAAAAAGAAATTGATTCTATACCTATCGTAAGAGGAAAAGATAATGGCAAGCTAGAAGTTATCGGCCGTGTATCTAAAACAACAATAACCAAGTTATTTGTATCTATTTTTGACGAGTAG
- a CDS encoding pyruvate, water dikinase regulatory protein: protein MQKIKIIIASDSVGETAEQVAKACVSQFSSKNFKSEIVRYPYIETKENVDEVIDVAKENELNIVVFTLVKPEIKQYMEERLAEHKIKHVDIMGPLMSILTDKIDEQPYCEPGIVHKLDEAYFKKIEAIEFAVKYDDGKDPKGLPKADIVLLGISRTSKTPLSQFLAHKRYKVMNIPIVPEINPPEALFEIDPKKCVALKISEEKLNKIRKERLKQLGLGDSARYATGQRIQEELDYFNNIVEKIGCPVIDVSDKAIEETANDIMYIIEQNKMN from the coding sequence ATGCAAAAGATAAAAATAATTATTGCATCTGATTCAGTAGGGGAAACTGCAGAACAAGTTGCAAAAGCGTGTGTTTCTCAATTCAGTTCCAAAAACTTTAAAAGTGAAATCGTACGCTATCCATATATTGAAACAAAAGAAAACGTGGATGAAGTGATAGACGTAGCTAAAGAAAATGAATTGAATATTGTGGTGTTCACTTTAGTAAAACCAGAAATCAAACAATATATGGAAGAAAGATTAGCAGAACACAAAATTAAGCATGTCGATATCATGGGACCATTAATGAGTATTCTCACAGATAAGATTGATGAGCAACCATATTGCGAACCTGGTATCGTGCATAAACTCGATGAAGCATATTTTAAAAAGATCGAGGCAATCGAATTTGCGGTAAAATATGATGACGGTAAAGATCCAAAAGGATTACCAAAAGCTGATATTGTTCTTCTTGGTATTTCTCGCACATCAAAAACACCGTTGTCGCAATTTTTAGCGCATAAACGATATAAGGTAATGAATATACCTATTGTTCCTGAAATAAATCCGCCTGAAGCACTATTTGAAATTGATCCTAAAAAATGTGTAGCTTTGAAAATAAGCGAAGAAAAGCTGAACAAAATCAGAAAAGAACGCTTGAAACAGTTGGGGCTTGGAGATTCGGCAAGATATGCAACAGGTCAGCGTATTCAAGAAGAACTCGACTATTTTAATAATATCGTTGAAAAAATCGGTTGTCCGGTGATTGATGTCTCTGATAAAGCAATCGAAGAAACTGCAAACGATATTATGTATATTATTGAACAAAATAAAATGAATTAA